The genomic region TTATGGGTCTCTGTCATTCCAAGCCTTTTTACGaatcctcttcctcagcaacaCCGCCAGCAGCCCGGGCTCGCTTCAGCATATCCTCCTCGCgtttcttctcctcacgTAAGCTCCTCATACGTGCTCGGTCAACCTCGGCTTGTCTGGCCATGGCGTCCAACTCCTGCAATTCACggatctcctccttggtggGTTTGATGGGGACAGCACGGGTCTCGGCAAGTACGTATTCAAGAATGTGAGAGGAGTGTTTCTCAGTCATGTCGACGGTAATAATCTTCTCATCGGCGTCCGGTGGTGTGGCCTTGGACATGTTATTGCGTGATGAGGAGGGCTGGGAACGAGTAGCGGGTGCGGGAGTTGAAGCGTCGGGTTTGCGGAGATAGATAGAGATTGTAGGCTTCTTGTTGTTCCGACTGTGACGATTGACGATCATAGGAACTGAGGGATTATGGTATTTTAGTCGGGGGAGGTTCTCACGCCAGAACTTTCTGTTTTTGGTGTATTAGTTGATGTGCCAGAGACCTTGATATATGGACTAACTTGGCGCCCATATGGCCGTTCTTGAAGCTCGTTGCAAAGTCCATATGTATTCTGGTCACCTCTGGGGGGAGGATTGCTGCGCCCGGGCCGCATCTTAAGGAAATGATCTGATTCAGTCGTGAGCAATGGATCGCAGATCGTCGTTTGTGGGAGAGATATCTACCTTCTATGTTAATTGTCAGCCACATCCTTAAGACGCGAACCCCGGGAATTGACTTACAGCGCGAAGCTTGTTGAAACGTTCACCGAGAGACCTCATCTTGGACTGCGCAAACCTTTAAACTACAAAGGTCGCAAG from Fusarium fujikuroi IMI 58289 draft genome, chromosome FFUJ_chr04 harbors:
- a CDS encoding related to ribosomal protein MRP49, giving the protein MRSLGERFNKLRAIISLRCGPGAAILPPEVTRIHMDFATSFKNGHMGAKKFWRENLPRLKYHNPSVPMIVNRHSRNNKKPTISIYLRKPDASTPAPATRSQPSSSRNNMSKATPPDADEKIITVDMTEKHSSHILEYVLAETRAVPIKPTKEEIRELQELDAMARQAEVDRARMRSLREEKKREEDMLKRARAAGGVAEEEDS